One genomic window of uncultured delta proteobacterium includes the following:
- a CDS encoding putative Transcriptional regulator, GntR family with aminotransferase domain (Evidence 3 : Function proposed based on presence of conserved amino acid motif, structural feature or limited homology), with protein sequence MWDFKIVESGKPRYLQIADALENDILSGEIPPGRKLMTHRVLAQITGVTVSTVTRAYAEAERRGLIKTMVGKGTFVLSMAPATEPSAWQGPVIEMGVPMPLFLEEPSVRPVLQKIIHEEDVDALVKSFAPFGYAHHREVAAGWMRRYGVDATADTLLMAAGHPHALGTIFHTFFRYGDKIAVDQMTNPSVISVAQHLGFDLKAVKMDGDGMIPEELDALCQSEEIKGLYLKAGIQYGSVKVLPAKRQEALAKVIERHHLILVEDGSYASPEDGNSSTVSALLPESSMFFSSFSTVMYSALRVGFIHAAPKFHTRLAQAIVENMWTVPPLCVAVVCECITSGMAERAVEQKRKEVARRVSLLQDKFAEFDVISSEQAIYAWLHLPDSWKSRDFEYMAEKSGVRVFATDRLAVPGTDAPNSIRISITGPPDMNTFKKGLEILVSLLKREGGVINPIW encoded by the coding sequence ATGTGGGATTTCAAAATTGTCGAATCGGGCAAGCCTCGATATCTGCAAATCGCGGATGCCCTGGAAAACGACATCCTTTCGGGGGAAATTCCCCCCGGCCGCAAGCTGATGACCCACCGGGTGCTTGCCCAGATTACCGGCGTCACGGTTTCAACCGTCACGCGGGCATACGCGGAGGCGGAACGGCGCGGGCTGATCAAGACAATGGTGGGCAAAGGCACCTTTGTCCTGTCGATGGCTCCCGCGACAGAGCCATCCGCCTGGCAGGGACCGGTGATCGAGATGGGCGTGCCCATGCCCTTGTTTCTGGAGGAGCCCAGCGTCCGGCCGGTGCTGCAAAAAATCATCCATGAAGAGGATGTGGACGCGCTGGTGAAAAGCTTCGCGCCGTTCGGGTACGCGCACCACAGGGAAGTCGCGGCCGGGTGGATGCGGCGCTACGGCGTGGACGCGACGGCGGATACCCTGCTTATGGCGGCGGGGCACCCGCATGCGTTGGGTACCATTTTCCATACGTTTTTCAGGTACGGCGACAAAATTGCCGTTGACCAGATGACCAACCCCAGCGTCATATCTGTCGCGCAGCATTTGGGCTTTGATCTCAAGGCCGTGAAAATGGATGGCGACGGGATGATTCCCGAGGAACTGGACGCGCTGTGCCAGAGTGAGGAAATCAAGGGCCTCTATCTCAAGGCGGGCATCCAGTACGGGAGCGTCAAGGTGCTCCCCGCCAAGCGCCAGGAGGCGCTGGCCAAGGTTATCGAACGCCATCACCTCATTCTGGTCGAAGACGGTTCCTACGCATCCCCTGAGGACGGGAACAGCAGCACTGTCTCCGCGTTGCTCCCTGAAAGCAGCATGTTTTTCTCCAGTTTTTCAACCGTGATGTATTCCGCGTTACGGGTGGGGTTCATTCACGCCGCGCCGAAATTTCATACCCGGCTGGCCCAGGCCATTGTCGAGAACATGTGGACGGTGCCGCCGCTGTGCGTTGCCGTGGTCTGCGAATGCATTACCAGCGGCATGGCGGAGAGAGCCGTCGAGCAGAAGCGCAAGGAGGTCGCCCGGCGGGTGAGCCTTCTGCAGGACAAGTTCGCGGAGTTTGACGTGATCAGTTCGGAGCAGGCCATTTATGCCTGGCTGCACCTGCCGGACTCATGGAAGAGCCGGGACTTCGAATATATGGCGGAAAAATCCGGGGTGCGCGTGTTTGCCACCGACAGGCTCGCCGTGCCGGGAACAGACGCGCCGAACAGCATCCGGATATCCATTACCGGCCC
- a CDS encoding hypothetical protein (Evidence 5 : No homology to any previously reported sequences), producing MAGAGGADAMAAGRAMRPGGRGNAGRFCRAAPRGIFFERHANTIAGGGKYGVIIFFAPEIITILDK from the coding sequence GTGGCGGGCGCCGGCGGCGCGGATGCCATGGCTGCCGGCCGCGCCATGCGGCCCGGAGGGCGCGGGAATGCGGGGCGGTTTTGCCGTGCCGCTCCGCGCGGCATTTTTTTTGAGCGCCATGCGAATACTATTGCCGGCGGGGGCAAGTATGGTGTGATTATTTTTTTTGCACCGGAAATCATCACAATATTAGACAAATAG
- a CDS encoding conserved hypothetical protein (Evidence 4 : Homologs of previously reported genes of unknown function) — protein MSANLKNILHRLVLDSPIPAKALADEIGKPYSTLLRETNPYDAGAKLGVETMFEIIKRTHDMGPLEYMANQLGYTLVQASKPRRSFARVHGKTSWSRIGSGQL, from the coding sequence ATGAGCGCTAACCTGAAAAACATCCTTCATCGTCTCGTACTCGACAGCCCCATACCCGCAAAGGCCCTGGCTGACGAAATCGGCAAGCCGTACTCGACATTGCTGCGCGAAACAAACCCGTACGACGCCGGCGCGAAGCTCGGCGTGGAAACCATGTTCGAAATCATCAAGCGCACCCATGATATGGGTCCCCTGGAATACATGGCAAACCAACTCGGGTATACGCTGGTCCAGGCCAGCAAGCCGCGCCGCAGCTTTGCACGGGTCCACGGCAAAACATCATGGTCCCGCATCGGGTCTGGACAGCTCTAG